From Diorhabda carinulata isolate Delta chromosome Y, icDioCari1.1, whole genome shotgun sequence:
acatcgaatcagtataagacaccgattgaaataaatgaaaaataccatttcgatatggttccgcaagtcTATGGACATCCAGAAACACtagtgtacaaattgcagagaaataacgatattcttccacgaagaacatcaatcccgtttgacgcAGCAAtcccgtcaacatcttatgaaaataaattagaaatggatttttgtgactgcttgaatttaagatgccatggttgctttggagaatgcttaaaatgtgcttctaagaaatgtggaccagaatctgagtttaatcgaccgttttacattaacagaatcatttatttacattctgaaaaggttatcacaaaccttttgatgacgtaataatcttaattgtgtcttttaattgttttgatgaaaaatgtttacatatgtgtttgaaattgaaggtatttaaattattttttcatataagatatatatgaatttttttataaaaatttcaaatcttgttgagctccaaaactattgatacgtttacccccgtgcccttgctgttcttcacgcgagttttttttgacatagttaattcagatttaatcaatatattcaatgtttataaaaaaagttgtttaaataacttaagcagtttgaataaattattgttagcaattttttggtgtatagatatagtaataaaacaacactgcttATTGACATGTACAGTGTTGCCGTTTCAAAAAGTAATAGACTTCTCGATCTagctttgtaattactatttgggaagaggtaattcattcattagtattagatattgtcaacctcttaaaagatccgcttcatctatattttcctaaattgaattattacactcatctgaaattttaagtgcttccaagagactctcttataaccaataaggaaaatgttctaataatgtcactgatattgaggttccaataaaaaatgaaaacaggaaacaaacatgaatactgatgaattacccgaagcaagggacctattgggtacttcattttgcaaggacaaagaaaaactaatttacaaaataaaaatgccttgaatttattcgtgAAAGTGGgaacagatttttaaaatttaaaagctttttatatttcccggTTCAATTAGTTAGTAATGTTGCTCGACTTCGAGATAATGAAGGAGTTAgagcggaaacaaaaattaaaacaatacatattttctacgaaaaggGTTTTAGGGATctgaaatatttgagtttatctactcgaaaataacgttttcatcactttagggttatgtaacacacaataccaatttgttggggtttatctaagagatataaaaattttaaattgttcacaatatccagtacaaaatgagtaattattgaacttaccactgaatttggaagttgttctaattcaatctgagtaatgatagatatctaatcaaattacatattttgttcaatgcctttagtgagatTACTACTttaatcaactgacgatcttaatgaaattatactcggtaatatttttttgttttgtacaaaacacatagagactaacggagaacatcgaaacaggtgCCAGACAGTCGAATCacagtgagtgtggtaatagtactacatgtcttggatttctcaatgtgaatattcttcttatcttcatagtatcttttaaggacttctacttttgtaatatgttcattcaacaaattttcggcagctgtctaTATGTCCTCaatgtcgattcattgtacaatcaacatGAATACcaaaagtttttacatataattattgtatttaaatattcatctttattattcgattcactttccccattttgttttctatttctattcgaagtattatctgatgtggagttgtcagtattggtattcgttttcttaatgcttcttttacatatgtcaatttgtcactgtgcaatccaatcaaacgaagactacgaagaagaagaagaagaggagaagcaagaagtagaagaagaagaggagaagcaagaagtagaagaagaagaggagaagcaagaagtagaagaatagAAGGAGGACTaagtataaggagaatagcagaaagatacttttgagtggcggtgtcgtgatttttaaaaaaattttctgtcggaattcaaatttccgttctaatttttgataaaaatttgttaattttctcaataaagtttgttgaaaaaatccaattttttaattttaaataaatttccaaaaaaattaaattatattgtcttaaagcgtcataaatatgagtaattccatgattaGTACATTGACCACAgatccaatcatttttatgccagtttccgtcaatttgatgcccaattccatttggcacaaaaatttcataaatatgactaaattcattattcaactatcaagccgataatGTTTCTTATGTCTaagtcaatcaattttatttatttttcaataaataccaataaaacaacttgaaaatagcaatttttttcgcgtaatttcgATGCACAAAtaaaagattctcaacatttttttccgcCAAATTCACtgttattgaacaaagtcatgGAATATTCTAATCCTggagcttttggcgaacattatctaatccaagtgtatttcgaactagagtttccatagataatccaattgttttatcctaatttcacaaaatctggttgcaattgtgaagaatcagcgatcaatgtccaatttGGCAGggaatcaattgaactactcatattattggttgttattctaatagatggagtattgtcaatattctcagtagttctagaatcactaatttcatttattatttattctgctactttttaatttttttctgtatccttatattctgcttgatttcgattggttttttctatcagatcaccagatgcaacattttcctacagacaaatttagaaattactatatttaaaattggtattttcatcttacctcttcattcgcaaaGTTATTCTCAAaaccacttgatgaaggactggcttttccactacattcactttgtgattgctcttcttctaatagactttccgttgttaaattgatcattagagctgtacgcaatagcagaacattgtaaaataaagtgttaagACAAACTtgctaatttaaagaagactacactgttcatattccttttattattagaagtccagatgataattttgttttttcttttgctgtaaaaacgagatatttttttatatagcataTTTGTCTTATGAGTAGAAAGGTagaggattaagttttaataaacgaaagacaaagagttattttcttctatttttttttttcaaaatttatatattttgcttagaagaaatcttttattttaatcatgacaacgttaaGTTCTGTAGGTAGAATTGGTCACAACATTACACATGCAAAAcgcaaaattataaaagttttacatttgtttttcttatgacggcgAACCGAGGAGAACTCGTTAGGCTCTACGTGGTTTTTGAGGGAggaagtgaagaaattaatagaaaactacTAACCACTCAAAGTGAAGACAACGAATATTGTGGTGAAAATTGTACTGAAAAGCGAAGAACCGATTTATGAGCGACCAAGAAGACTATCGGCTcccgaaaaagaagaagtagatagacagatagaggaATGGTTAAAAGATGGAATAATCAAACCGAGTTGTTCGGATTTCGCTAGTCCTATTGTACTAGTGAGAAAAAAGTATGGTcgaaccagaatttgttgcAATTAtcggaaattaaataaaaatataataagcgataggaaatttttgaaagaaaaaaacacaaggagtagtaaacaaggaattttacataccaagactaaaagacaaaatagaaaagattaaaaataactgtataccttgtatattatggaataaaaaggaaggaaagaaagaatgaatgcttcatcctatacaaaagCTAGGTCAGCTAGATACGTATTGTCGACCAATTAGGACcaatgaagtgaaaaaaaaattatcagcacatCTTTGTGGTAGTTGatgacttttccaaatttgtgtggctttacccaacaaaatcaacctcgacgaaagaagtgacatgtcttgaaaaatagcgtaaaatatatcacctcGTCCTGTatgaaagaaagaaggaatgcttcatcctaaaatcaaccacgacgaacGAAGTGATATGTTGTcagcgtaaaatatttggaatccCGTCAAggataatatctgacagaggatccgcgttccgttctgaaaaattcgaatcatattgccgagaagaaaatattaaacatgcgtTAACAACTTGTGGAGTCCCACGAGGTAATGGACAAGTGGAAAGGGTAAATAGGATCCTTATACCTGTCTTAACAAAACTCAGTTTGGTagagccaggaaagtggtacaaatacgttgacaaagtacagactgcctcGAATACGACCTATCAGCGAAGCATAAGtaccacaccctttgaagtatatatatctaatccaaaattgaagagaaaatttttagatcgtcacaaaattgttaaggttaaagaaaatgatagatatgacgttgttaaaatggagggacccaatcgaacgacaacatgcgctgaatatataaatccatgagtcagctatgaaagagacgaatccgaggcggattctgagcaggatggcccaatgtaggatcgagattattgctctactccatcctacggcgaggcataaattctgtaataacagtattttctttctaaccggcgttttaagcagaaaagaaccctagacaaccaagaaattcctttagttatttattgcgttatgcagttttgtggtgatacgaggatgtattgaaaaattcttagcctactatagaaccaaacaaaatttcaatgtcatatattttattacgcaaccagacctccacaccttttattacctcttcgttgggagaaaatttacgacctattgaactttttttcagttgagttgtcagtaatgtcgaatagtaatctccagttattgttctacccttattaaaaaaatcaatcatgattacttcatggcagtcccaaaaaactggagcaagaattTTTCCTGcacatttttggacacgaaactccttaggtctgggaaaaccagagtgtcgccattccattcattgttgttttgttgtcataaactgtatcgatattttcgaggactgacacagggctggccttcccgatcggtcaacATCTTACCTCGTAAATATGCTCACCTCTCAACacttctaaatacaggtacttttcggtggacatatttattctttcaatttattgcgtaactctggtttacgtttttgacataaaacttaacactgacacttttaataagttattgttcggtatgctatggtaacgcaatattttgtttatgcatggaactggtctagaccAGTGCTCCGCAACCGGTGTGCCACGGCACACCGGTGTGCCGCCGCTTGAAATTAcacaacatatttattttaatgcaaTGTACTCTAAtacaaatttacaatttataaaaacgAATTGTATATACTTACTATATTTCAATGCAAAACCATAAATAACAATTGTTTAGCACTTGCTATAATGTATTCACACAATAGAAGAAATGGATGTCAATAGAAGTAAATAGAAGATGGACTCTGTAGTCTGGGTCGTACTGACAACTTTACATTTTCAAGCATAAATACAATGTTACAACAAGAGCTCAAACGCCGTAGCAACTAGATCGAACTTGTATTGTGGTAGATTAAATTTGCGAATACGGCTCTAGCTAAAAATGTCATCACAACCAATAGAAACGCTCCTAACCACCTGCACAATGTTTATATCGACTGTTCCTGAAAAATAGTGATTGCGCAGAATTCAATAGTCAGCAGATAGCGTTGTTTAGGATTTAGAACGAACCTAATATAATATTGTCAGTGTTAGATACGAATTTCTACTGGACACATACAACCAGATCACTTCTTACCCCTATAAATTAAATCGCAGAAGTTTATAAATTAACCATTCGTGTTTGTTATTAACGTGATTTATTTTTGTGCCCATTTCAAtatggataaatttttatttggaaaacaatCTACTCCGGCAGAAGATGATGAACCTTGCACAAGCAGTATTGCTAAGAAAAGAAAGATTGTGAATAGAAAATACTCCGAAGACTACATTCGTTATGGCTTTTATTGGTGCGGCGATGAAGCGGCTCCGAAACCATTATGTGTAATATGCAACGAACAATTAACAAACGACTCAATGGTGCCCAGTAAACTAAATCGCCATCTAACTTCAAAACATCCGAATTGTGCTAAAAAggatatatcatattttcaaagGCTTTTGgctcaaaatttaaaacaaaaaaaatttatgatgtCGACCGTATCTGTTTCCGATAAAGCATCAGAAGCTAGCTATTACATTGCAAAATTAATAGCTCGTGAAAAGAAACCTCATACTATTGGAGAAAAACTTATTAAACCAGCATGTATGGAAATTGTGCGAGTTATGCTTGGACCTAAAGAGGTTCAGGAAGTGAGTAAGGTTTCACTGTCAGCTGAAACTATTAAAAGACGTATTGGCGACATGTCAACAGATATTTTGAACACGCTTGTTATCAGATATAAACTTTGCAGGTAacccaaaattagaaaatattacttttaattgttttaagatttcatctatactttttctttgtatttctttcaattcaatccaaTTGCTGTAGTAATCAACtacaactaaataatattttgatgcatATTCTAATATATCAGACCCCACTATCTCAAATGGATATTTAGGTACCTCGTGCGGTATTAGcggttcttttattttatttctgctgAATTTCTCACATATGCGACaccttgaaataaaattttcaatatcagttATTATACCCGGCCAGTATAATATTTTCCTTGCCCActtctttgttttttccataCCAAAATGAGATTTATGTAGCTCTCTAGTCATatgattttgtagttttttgggTATGCAAATTCgctcattgaaaaataaaattccatggCGAACCAGTAGAtcgtcttttattttataatactgcTTTAGTTCAGTGTTatctaatacttttttatctGGCCAACCTTTAATGCAATATTCAGTAACTTTTTTAAGAGTACTATCATACAAAGTTTCCTTGCTTACCTCAGCTAATCGTCTATTTGTAATGGGTCTTTCAATGTCAATCGTATGCACAACCTCTTCCATTTCACAATCTTCATTTACTTTGTCTTTTATGAATGACCTACTTAAAAGATCAGCTACATACATCTTGGAACCTGGTATGTACTCaacttcgaaattatattttaagattttcaaGCGCATTCTCTGTAGTCTGgacgtaattttattaatatctttttgcTGAATGCCAATTATTGGCTTGTGATCGGTTTGTACTGTTATCTTATTACCGTAAACAAACGGATGAAACTTAATTAGactaaaacaaattgataaatacTCCTTTTCTATTTGTGCGTACCTTGTCTCGGTTTTAGTAAGACGTCTTGAGCAAAATGCTATGGGTTGACCTCCTTGCATAAGGCACCCTGCCACTCCATACTGGGACCTATCACTTTGTATTGTAATAGGTAAGTTTGGGTTAAATATTTTAAGGGTTGTTAAATTACCTATAACTTTTTTTAGATTGCTAAATGTATTATCATGATCAGCAGTCCACAAGAAatttacgttattttttattaaacctcCTAGAGGTGCTACTATTTCTGACATCTTTGGTATAAATTTCGTCAGGTAATTTACCATGCCCAGAATTCTCagcaattcttttttattttttggcgCTTCTAAAGCCATTATCGCCTCTACATATGAATTATCTGGTTTTATTCCATCTTTGGAATAAACCTGCCCCAAGTATTTTACTTCCTTTACTTTGTATTGTAACTTGTTAGCATTAAATCTTACATTAAACTGTTTAGCTCTCTCTAGTACTTTATTCATTATCAAATCATGTTCTCTTTCGTCTTTACCAGCAATTATTAAgtcatcaaaatatattgggATATTTAAATCTCCGAAAATTCTTTCATTTACTCGTTGGAAAACTTCTGGACTACATGATAgacaaaaacataacctcttaAAACGATATTTACCGAATGGTGTTATAAATGTGCATAATTTTTGGCTATCTTCGACCAATCCTATGTGATAGAAGGCATCTGACATATCTATCACACTGTAGATACTTTTCCCTCTTAATTTTAAGCCTATTTCTTCTGTTGTTGGTATAGGATGCCTATCTAtacaaatatacttatttaaATGTATAGAGTCTAAACAGATTCTTAACTTGTCTGAATTAGGTTTTTCGACACAAACTATATTACTTACCCATTCTGAAGGTTCATCGACCTTCTCAATTATATCTTTGTCTACTAACtcatccaaaatattttttagctttcctttaattttttcagcGACTCTTCTGCAATTACTTACAACTGGTTTGTAACCCTCTCTGTAATCCTATATTTAAACGGAACTTTACCAGTACCttcaaacaactttttattctgattaatgaaattttctttaggatctcttttattatttaagttaACTTCATCCAGCTtgcatattatatttaattttgcaCAGGTTTTTAACCCAAGAATAGGTTTGCCTCGTATATCTACAACCaagaattttacattttgaatattatttttaattaaacattttaagaTTATACTTCCTACAACTCTGATTTTATTGTCGCCATAGGCTATAATACTTTGCTCTGAATGTATTGTCATTCtccatttctaatttttttatataagttattGGAAGTACATTACATTGAGCTCCAGAATCAACCTTAAACTTAATTACACTATTATCAATACATACATTTTCTGTCCAAATTTTCTCAAGTTCTGAATTATCATTCTCATAAATGTTGAATACAGTTAgattgttaataacaaaatctTCATCACTCGAATCATTTTCATCAACAACATTTACATGTtgattactatttatatttctattgtgactgttaaaatatttacctttGTTCTTATTTATCTTACTGTTACTAAAgttatcttttttattgtatCCTGTTTTGCGTCCTACAGCAAAATGTCCTTCCAGTCCACACTTAGCGCAGTTTTTTCCGAAAGCAAAACACTTGCCTTTGGTGTGTCTTCTG
This genomic window contains:
- the LOC130902954 gene encoding zinc finger BED domain-containing protein 5-like; the protein is MDKFLFGKQSTPAEDDEPCTSSIAKKRKIVNRKYSEDYIRYGFYWCGDEAAPKPLCVICNEQLTNDSMVPSKLNRHLTSKHPNCAKKDISYFQRLLAQNLKQKKFMMSTVSVSDKASEASYYIAKLIAREKKPHTIGEKLIKPACMEIVRVMLGPKEVQEVSKVSLSAETIKRRIGDMSTDILNTLVIRYKLCR